From a single Sediminibacterium sp. KACHI17 genomic region:
- a CDS encoding aspartate carbamoyltransferase catalytic subunit, with the protein MKLSTKHLLGIKDLTRDDIQLILTTAEQFKEVLQRPVKKVPSLRDVTIVNLFYENSTRTRMSFELAERRLSADVLNFAATTSSAAKGETLLDTVNNILSMKVDMVVMRHSASGAPHFLAKHIPAAIVNAGDGINEHPTQALLDAFSMKEKLGKLEGLKVAIIGDIMHSRVALSNMYLLKKMGAEITIAGPPTLIPKYIEQALDVRVEYNLKKALQWCDVANVLRIQLERQNQPLFSSLREYNLAYGINRRLLEGLGKEIVIMHPGPINRGVELDSDVADGPFSIILNQVENGVAVRMAVLYLLANEQA; encoded by the coding sequence ATGAAACTCTCTACCAAACATCTCCTTGGTATTAAAGATCTCACCCGAGATGATATTCAGTTAATTCTTACTACAGCAGAACAATTCAAGGAAGTTTTACAAAGACCTGTCAAGAAAGTGCCATCACTGCGTGATGTAACGATCGTGAATCTCTTTTATGAGAATTCAACCCGCACACGGATGTCTTTTGAACTTGCTGAAAGAAGACTTTCTGCAGATGTATTGAATTTTGCCGCTACTACCTCTTCAGCTGCAAAAGGGGAAACCTTACTGGATACGGTGAATAATATCCTTAGTATGAAAGTGGATATGGTGGTGATGCGTCATAGTGCATCTGGTGCTCCTCACTTTCTGGCTAAACATATTCCCGCGGCAATCGTGAATGCAGGAGATGGGATCAATGAACATCCAACACAAGCTTTATTGGATGCGTTTTCGATGAAAGAGAAATTGGGAAAATTGGAAGGACTGAAAGTGGCCATTATAGGGGATATCATGCATAGCCGTGTTGCTTTGAGTAATATGTATCTGCTCAAAAAAATGGGTGCCGAGATCACGATTGCGGGTCCGCCTACACTCATTCCAAAATATATTGAACAGGCTTTAGATGTGCGCGTTGAATACAATCTGAAGAAGGCCTTGCAATGGTGCGATGTTGCAAATGTGTTAAGGATTCAGCTCGAAAGACAAAATCAGCCTTTATTCTCTTCGCTTCGTGAATACAATCTGGCATACGGTATCAACAGACGATTACTGGAAGGTCTCGGTAAAGAGATCGTCATCATGCACCCCGGTCCCATTAACAGAGGCGTAGAATTGGATAGCGATGTTGCTGACGGACCATTCTCAATTATTTTGAACCAGGTAGAAAATGGAGTAGCTGTGAGAATGGCAGTGTTGTATTTGCTGGCGAATGAGCAAGCGTAA
- the coaD gene encoding pantetheine-phosphate adenylyltransferase codes for MRICLFPGTFDPVTLGHIDIINRALPLFDEIYIGIGINSAKSPMFSPEQRMEWFKEIYRDEPRVKSVVYEGLTINYCKKIGARFILRGIRYVSDFEYEKTIADANRTLDKNIETIFLTGEPKYTSVASTIVRDILKNGGDASPFLPEAVIQSIQK; via the coding sequence ATGCGCATTTGTTTATTCCCCGGAACTTTTGACCCAGTTACATTAGGTCATATCGATATCATCAACAGGGCCTTGCCTTTGTTTGATGAGATCTATATCGGTATCGGTATCAATTCAGCTAAGTCGCCGATGTTTAGTCCGGAGCAGCGTATGGAATGGTTCAAAGAGATCTATCGCGATGAACCCAGGGTCAAGAGTGTTGTGTATGAAGGCTTGACAATCAATTATTGTAAAAAGATCGGAGCAAGATTCATATTGAGAGGTATTCGTTATGTGAGTGATTTTGAATATGAGAAAACCATCGCTGATGCCAATCGCACACTGGATAAAAATATTGAAACCATCTTTCTGACAGGTGAGCCTAAATACACTTCTGTAGCATCAACCATTGTCAGAGATATTCTTAAAAATGGGGGCGATGCTTCTCCTTTTCTTCCGGAAGCAGTGATTCAATCTATTCAAAAATAA
- a CDS encoding hotdog fold thioesterase: MSVIWFKKDLTVEDIQPLGKNTMGEHLGMIFTEVGADYLKATMPVDHRTKQPYGLLHGGASVALAETLGSVGAALVVDHEQLICVGQEINANHLRSVRNGLVTGVAKPVHIGASSQVWEIKIYDEREKLVCISRLTVAVLKRKG; the protein is encoded by the coding sequence ATGTCAGTGATCTGGTTTAAAAAAGACCTCACCGTGGAAGATATTCAACCACTGGGAAAGAACACCATGGGTGAACATTTGGGAATGATATTTACAGAAGTCGGAGCGGATTATCTGAAAGCAACCATGCCTGTAGATCATCGTACAAAACAACCCTATGGATTATTGCATGGTGGTGCATCAGTGGCTTTGGCGGAAACGTTGGGAAGTGTAGGTGCTGCTTTGGTGGTTGATCATGAGCAATTGATCTGTGTGGGACAAGAAATCAATGCCAATCATTTGCGTAGTGTTCGCAATGGTTTGGTGACAGGAGTGGCGAAGCCTGTGCATATCGGTGCCAGTTCTCAGGTATGGGAGATCAAGATCTACGATGAACGAGAAAAACTTGTGTGTATTAGTCGTCTTACCGTTGCAGTCTTAAAACGCAAAGGCTGA